The region CCTGAACCGGGAGTAACACAAAGCATTAAATCCATCGTCTTTGAAAAAGAGAAGGTACTTGATATTGCATCTGTACGGGAAGGCGTCCCGGGGATTTTACATGTAGGAATCTCCGAAAAAAACATCGGGAAAACTATTTCCGATATTGTTTTATTGATTGTCGGGATACTTGCCGGTGTTTTAGTTCTGGGAGGGGGCATAGCAATTGTCTTTGCCGCAAAGGTATCAAAACCGCTTTTCATCCTGACAAAAACTGCTGAAATGGTCGGAAGAGGCGATTTAGAGCACAAAGTCCCGGTCAGCACAAATGACGAGATTGGCACTCTGTCAGAGACTTTTAATAAAATGACCGGTGATTTAAAAAGCGCTAAGGAAGAGCTGATGAAGTTAAACACCGCGCTTGAAACAAGCAATATTGAACTTACTATAACAAAAGAACGCCTGCTCCTTGAAAGAAACAGGGCGCAGGATTACCTTGATATCGTCGGCGTCATGATTGTAGTTATTGATTCTGACCAGAATGTCAGCCTCATAAACAAATACGGGGCTAAACTTTTAGGGGATGAAGCGGATGAGATTATAGGACAAAACTGGTTTGACAATTTCATCCCTGAGAGGATGCAAAGCGAAGTAAAGACAGTTTTTGAAAAATTAATGACCGGGAAAAGCGAATCGCTTGAATATTATGAAAATCCCGTCTTAACAAGGAGCGGGGAGGAGAAGCTTATCGCATGGCACAATGCCGTCCTGAAAGACGATTCAGGCAATATAGTCGGGACCCTCAGTTCCGGGGAGGACATAACCGAACACAGAAAAATAGAGGATATCATAGCAAAGGCAAAGACAGAATGGGAAAGGACCTTTGACAACGCCGATGAATTCATCATACTTGTTGATAAGGATTTTACAATAATCCGCTGTAATAAAGGCTTTACAAACCTTATTGGGAAACCGATAAAGACCATACCGGGGAACAAATACACTGTCATATTCCCGGCAGGGGCAGGCCTTGTAGAATTATGCAGACAGCACACGCAGACAGCCCCGATTTCAAAGCTGGAAATAAAAACAGAAACCGGGCAGTGGTTGTATGCAAGCTGCCACCCTGTTTTTGATGAGAAAAATGAGTTTCAGCACGCCATCATAATGCTTACCGACATTACTGAACTTAAGAAAGCACAGCAAGTGCTGACTACATCACAAAAAGAACTGGAGAAAAAGGTTGATGAGCTTGAGCGGTTTTATGAAGTTGCAGTTGACAGGGAGATTAAGATGAAGGAACTCAAGCAGGAGATTGCAAAATTGAGAATTAATTCTCATGACAAAGACTCAAAATCTTAAAAAATTGAGTTTTAATATTTTATCAGTTTAAGATATAATGTTTTCAAGCAGTTCACCGTGTTCCCTGCCTGCCGGCAGGCAGGTCTTTGGTAAATATCCTTATTTATGCATAAAATTCCTTATTAATAAAGGTTCATTCGCAAAAAAGTTTAAAAAAACATTAAACGATCAATTAACTCGTCCATGCTCGTCGTGTCATTCCGACTTGTTCGGAATCGTTCTTTTTTTAACTATCTGTATTTAAGAAGGATTCCAGACAAGCTGGAATGACATATAAACATAGTTGAGCTTGATTAAAGTAGCTTTCAACTTAAATACGAAAGACGGTTAATAAATGAATAATATTATAACAATAGACGGTCCTTCAGGCGCAGGCAAGAGCGCCATAGCAAGACAGCTTGCTCAAAGACTCGGCTACACATATCTTGACACAGGCGCGCTTTACAGGGCTGTCGCATGGAAAGTAAGGCATGATAATGCAGACCCTGATGACAGCAAACACCTTCAGGACCTTCTCAGAAAAATCAATATCACCCTTTCAGAAAACAAGATTATTGTAAATGGGACAGATGTTACTTCTATGATACGGACGCCGGAGATATCAGAATTAAGCTCCAAGGTTTCTGCCATTCCAGTTGTCAGGAAGCATCTCTTCAAACTGCAAAGGGAAATCGGGCTTAAAGGCAGGGTGGTCATTGAAGGAAGGGACACCGGCACTGTTATTTTTCCCGAGGCGAATAATAAATTTTTTATGGACGCAACTCCGGAAGAAAGAGGCAGAAGGAGATACGAGGAATTAAAGGGGAAAAACCCTGAAACAACACTGAAAGAAACTATTGACGGCATTAAGACAAGAGACGAAAGGGACTCAACAAGGCAGAGCGCACCGCTTAAAAGGACTGATGACATGATTTATATTGACACCAGCAATCTTACAATTGAGCAGGTTATCACAAAAATAATGGGGTCGCTGAAAACAACTTGAAGATAAAATCATTCAGTGATTTTTTCTATTTAGTGATTACCACTGTGCTGATAAGGCTTATTGTGCGCAGCTGCGGCCGTGTGTATATTAAAGGAGCGGACAACATCCCGTTGGAGGGAGGAGTAATTATAGCAGTAAATCACACAAGTTATTTAGACCCTCCGCTTATTGGCACAGTGACTCCGAGGAGGGCCACATTTATGGCAAGAAAGGGGCTTTTCAGCATTCCCCTGCTCGGCTGGGTTATTAAACACTATGCATTCCCTGTAGACAGGGCCAAGACGCTTCCGTCAACAATAAAAGAAGCAGTCCGGAGGCTGAAAAACGGTGAACTGCTCGTCATTTTTCCTGAAGGAAGGAGGAGCGAGACAGGGGAGCTGACCGAAGGCAAAAGAGGAGTCGGAATGGTAGCGGCGCTGAGCAAGGCAGTCGTCGTGCCTGCGTTTATTTCAGGCACTGACAAAATGCTGCCTGTCGGCGCAAAATGGCTGAAACGGGCTGACATTCTGGTAATGTTCGGCAGGCCTTTGGATTTTCATATAACAAACAGCAGGGATGAGGATTTACATATATCCATTACTCAAAAAATCATGACCGCAATCGGAGAACTAAAAAAAAGCTATGCAGATAATAGTGGCTAAAAAAGCAGGGTTTTGTTTTGGTGTTAAACGGGCTATAGATATTACCTTTGCCCTTGCAAAGGATACCGCAGGAACATATACTTTAGGCCCGCTCATACATAATCCCCATGTCATTAATAAACTCATTTCTCAGGGAGTCGCCCCGACTGAGGATGTGCAGTCTCAGAAAATAAAAACCCTTATCATAAGAACGCACGGCATATCTCCCCAGCTTTATGAGAAAATATCAAAAATAGGCTATAAGATTGTGGACGCCACCTGCCCTTTTGTTAAAAAAGCGCAGAAGTTTGCCCAGACACTTAAGGAAGAAGGTTATCAGGTGCTCATCGTCGGCGATAAGGAACATCCGGAGGTTCAGGCATTATTAGGCTTTGCGGGCGATAATGTTCTTGTTGTAAACAGCAGCAACCCCCTCCCGCCTTTTAAAAACAGGGTCGGAATAATTGTTCAGACAACACAGCCGTTTGAAGCGCTTAAAAAAATCGTGAGCGGGGTCCTCGGCATTGCAAAAGAGGTCAAAGTCTATAATACAATATGCAATTCAACATCACAGCGGCTTGAAGAAACAAAAAACCTGGCAAAGGAAGTTGACGCCATGATTATCGTCGGCGGTAAAAACAGCGCCAATACAACGCAACTTGCCAGGCTTTCAGCAGAAATTTGTGCTAAAGTATATTTCATAGAAGATGCCGGCGAGCTTCGGGAAGAGTGGTTTAAAGGGGTGAAAAAAGTCGGCGTGACAGGGGGCGCTTCAACCCCCGCATGGATAATTGACAGGGTAGTTGCAAAACTTAGTGAAATTTCTGTTAAAACATAATATAATACAGCCAATGGAACTGCAAAGAGAAGATTTAAACAGTCTTTATGCCGAAACTTTCAAGGGATTGAAGGGATTGCATGAAGGCACAATCATCAGGGGAAAGATTATCCTGAAGAAACAGGACGGCATTATTGTAAACATAGGCTGCAAGTGCGAGGGATTCATTCCGTTAACTGAATTCTCCCAGGATGAACTCAGCGCCGCAGTCCCAGGCAATGAGATTGAAGTCTATGTAACAAACAAAGATGTCTCAAACGGCTTTATTTCCCTGTCAAAAGACAAGGCTGCAAAAATAAAGATATGGGATGTGTTAGAAAATGCACTGCATCAGGGCGTTCCGATAGACGGGAAAATCGTAGGTAAAGTCAAGGGAGGCTTGAGCGTTGATATTTCAGGGGTTAAAGCCTTTCTCCCCGGCTCTCAGATAGATCTGAGGACCTTAAAAGACACAGACCATCTCATAGGACAGGTATTCCCCTTTAAGGTAATAAAGGTTGATAATAAACGGTCTAACGTAATCGTCTCAAGGCGGGCTCTGCTTGAAAATGAGCGCGAAAAACAAAGGGAAACAATCCTTTCAACTATTAAGGAAGGGGCTGTTGTAAAAGGCCTCGTTAAAAACATAACAGACTACGGGGCCTTTATTGACCTCGGCGGAATAGACGGCCTGCTGCACATATCAGACATGTCCTGGGGCAGGATAAGTCATCCCGGCGAACTGTTCAGCATCGGCGACACCGCCGAGGTAGTCGTGCTTAAATTTGACAGCGAAACGGCAAGGGTTACCCTCGGCTATAAACAGAAAAAAAACGATCCCTGGATTACGGCAGAGGAAAAATTTCCTTGCGGCAAAATGGTTAAAGGAAAAATTATAAATATTGTTGATTATGGGATTTTCATAGAGATTGACGAAGGTCTTGAGGGCCTTGTGCATATAACCGAACTTGACTGGGCGGAGAAAATCAAAAAACCGTCCAAATATTTTTCCATTGGTGATGTTGTTGAGGCAGTCATCCTTAAGGTCTCCTGCGCCGAGAAAAAAATATCGCTGAGCATAAAACAGCTTAAGCCTAATCCGTGGGAGATAGTTAAGCAAAAATACACTGTCGGCCAAAAAGTTATCGGAAGGGTAAGGAATTTTACGGATTTCGGGGCCTTTATAAGCCTGGAAGAAGGCGTGGACGCACTGCTGCACATATCGGACATCACATCCGCCAAGCCCATAAAGCATCCTTCAGACGTCCTTAAGAAAGGACAGGAGATAGAAGCTACTGTTATCAGCATTGACGCAGAAAAAGAAAGAATGTCTCTTGGACTGATGGAAGCTGCCGGCAGCCAGGCAACCGAAGAAGCAACAGGAAGTTAACATGAAAAAAACTATAATCTTTTTCTCCCTCTTTGCTGTGCTCATTGCGCTGTTGAGCCTGATACTGGCGTTGACACACAAAGTGCCGTTAGGCGAGCATGTCGCTCTGATAAGGGTAGAAGGCGTAATTATGGACTCACGGAATGCAATAGAAGAATTGAAGGAATACTCTGACGACCCTTCAATAAAGGCCATTGTCCTGCGCGTTGACTCCCCGGGCGGAGGGGTGGCCCCGTCGCAGGAGATATATGAAGAGATTAAAAAAGTAAAGCAAAAGAAAAAAGTGGTTGTTTCAATGGGCTCTGTGGCAGCATCAGGCGGTTACTATATTTCATGTCCGGCAGACAAAATAGTCGCTAATCCCGGAACGCTTACAGGGTCCATCGGCGTAATAATGGAACTGCCGAACTTTGAAGGACTTATGAATAAAATCGGCGTAAAGACCGAGGTGATAAAAAGCGGCAGGCACAAAGATATGGCCTCGGCCTTCAGGACCATGCTGCCTGAAGAGAGAAAACTTCTTCAGAATGTGCTGGACGATGTCCACGAGCAGTTTATCAATGCAGTTGCCGACGGCAGAAACATGAAAGTTAAAGATATTAAAGAACTTGCCGACGGAAGGATATTCACCGGGAAAAATGCCAAGGCCATCGGTCTTGCCGATGAACTTGGAAATCTTGAGGATGCAATCAATCTTGCGGCAAAACTCAGCGGAATAAAAGGCAAACCCAAGGTTGTCACGAAAAAAGAGAAATTCAGTTTTTTAAACATGATAGCGGACAGTTCATTAAAAGAACTGATAAAGGTGAAGGACGCTGTCCCGACAGTCAGAATAAATTATATGTTTGCGCCATAAAACAGTAAACAGTGAACGGTGAACAGTTTTTTACTAAATACTTTTCACTAACGACTATTCACTATCTTTACTTATATTCACTTAAATAAAAGGGGGAATTATGACAAAATCAGTCCTGATTGAAAAAATAGCAGAAAAGGTCAAAGACCTCAATCTGACAAAAAAACAGACGGAAGTCGTGATAGAAACTGTATTTGAAAGCATAAAAGAAGCCCTTGCCAAAGGCGATAAGGTTGAGGTGCGGGGATTTGGCAATTTCAGGCTTCGTCACAGAAAGTTCAGAAAGGCAAGAAACCCTAAGACCGGCGAGTTCGTAGAAGTCCAGCCAAAAAAAGTTCCCTTTTTTAAAGTCGGCAAAGAACTCAGGGAAATGATAAACAAGTAAATAGTGTGCCGGGTAAAGTTTACATAGTAGGCGCCGGCCCCGGCGACATCGGGCTCTTTACGGTAAAAGGGGTTAAATGCCTTCAAAAAGCAGGGGTAGTCGTATATGACTTTCACCTCAATGCCCAGATACTGAATTACATAAACCACGATGCTGAGTTTATCTATGCGGGAAAACGCGGCGGACAGCACACCCTCACGCAGGAGCAGATAAATCAGATACTTGTTGATAAGGCAAAACAGGGCAAGGTCATTTGCCGTTTAAAAGGGGGCGACCCGTTTGTATTCGGCAGAGGCGGCGAAGAGGCGGAGACACTCTCAAAAAATAATATTGAATTTGAAATTGTTCCTGGTGTAAGCTCTGCAGTTGCCGCGCCTGCTTATGCAGGAATTCCCCTGACCCACCGTCTTTATTCCTCATCTTTTGCAGTTGTCCCCGGCTATGAAGACGCATCAAAAGTGGAAAGCTCAATCAACTGGGCAAATCTCGCAACAGGCGTAGGAACCATAGTCTTTCTCATGACCGTAAAGAATATCAGCACTGCATGCCGTAGGCTTATTGAAAACGGCAGAAGCCCCGATACTCCGGTTGCTGTTATAAGGTGGGGCACAAGACCCGAGCAGACAACTATCACGGGCAATTTGAAGAATATTGCCGGACTAATCAAAGCGGAGGATATAAAACCTCCGGCAGTAATGGTCGTAGGCGATGTTGTGAATCTTAGGGATAAGCTTAAATGGTATGAAAAAAAACCGATGTTCGGGCATAGAGTTCTCGTCACAAGAGAACACTCAGGCGGTTTTGAGCAGTTGGAAGAATTAGGCGCTGAAATAATGGAGTTTTCCACTGTTGAAATCGTGCCGCCCAAAGATTGGGGCAAACTTGACAAGGCTGTTGCAAAGATAGACTCATACAACTGGTTAATATTCACAAGCGCAAACGCAGTTAAATTTTTATTCCGTCGGCTTTTTGAACTGAACAAAGACATCCGTGATTTAAAGGGAGTGAAAATCTGCGCCATAGGCGCAAAAACAGCAGAAGCGATCAATAAGTTCGGGATAAGGGTGGATTTAGTGCCTGAAGAGTTCAATGCGGAAGGAATTATTAAATCAGTTCAAGCGTTCAAGCGTTCAAGCGTTCAAAGTGACAAGGACTCAGCTTCCGAACTCCGAACTCCAAACTCCAAACTATTAAAGGGAGTGCGTTTTCTCCTGCCGCGGGCAGAAGTTGCGCGGGAAATTTTTCCGGAAAAGGTTAGGGGACTTGGCGGTGAGATAGATGTTGTTACTGCATACAGAGCAGTAAAGCCTGAAGTGCATGGAAAAAGGCTGAGAAGATTTTTAAAAGAAGGGAAGATCTCAATAGCGACATTTACCAGCGCGGGAACCTTTAAAAATTTCATGGAGATAATGGGCGATGAGGCTCACGGGCTTTTAGAAGGCATTGCAATAGCGGTAATTGGTCCCGTAACCGCAAAGGCGGTTCAAAAAGCAGGTCTGAAAATTGACATCATGCCGAAAGAGGCGACAATTGAGGCAATGGTTAAGGCGATAATTGAATGGGCAGGGAACAAAGGCAGAGGATAGTGGAAGTTAACCCCATTCAACATATGGCAGCTTAAATTAATGCTGACTGTTTACCCATTGAAAAACAACCCCTACTTGTAAAATCAAATGGCTTTAAAATTACACAATAAAGTTTCCTGAAATGCTATAATATTTTCAGAGGAGGTTGAGATGCAAACAACATTAAAAGGCAATAAGGTATTGTTTGAATTATCTTTGGGAGAAATTGACAATGATATACTTTCTTTTCTGTCAACCCTTAAGATTGCAAGAAAAAGCAGAGCAAAGGAAAAAGAAATATTCAGGCTTTCTGAAGAAATAAAAGAGAAATGGTGGAAAAAGAATAAGAAAAAATTTATTGATGAAAATAGTAATAGACGTAGATAGTAATATCCTTTTTTCTGCCCTTCTGAGCGCTGATAACCGATTTAAGACACTCCTGCGGAGTTATGTAAAGATATTGATGAAAAAGATACTCCATTTATAGCCCTCTCAATATTTCTTGATGCTTATTTTCTTACCGGAGACAAAAAACTTTTTGATGGCTTAAAAAATAAAGGTTTTGAGAAAGTCATGTCTGTAAAAAAGCTTGAGAAACTTCAATAGTTCATAGGATAATCAGAAAGGTTTTAAAACAACAGGGTATAAAACCATAGAACTCCTGCAATGAAAATGACAGCCAATGTCATCAGATTTAGTTCTCTCCTTAATGTAAAAAATACCTTGATAGAAGGCGCCCAGCGTTGTATTATCTATAAAAATTCCCCCTTAGAAAAGGGGGCGGAGGGGGTTGTTATATTCCCCCTTAACAAAGGGGGAAACAGGGGGTTGTTGTAAAGATTTCGTCATTGACCTGAAAATGCTTTTAACACTGTCATTCCGGCAGGTCGTAAGCCGGAATCCAGAGTTTTCTGATTTTCTAAAAAGAATAAATCCCATGACAACTATCTCCGTTAAAAAAATCACTTTCCTTTTCCTTGTCATATTTGCGATAGGCCTGGCGGGAACTGCCTTTGCCCAAACATAGTAAGTACTGTTATATTTTATAATTCTATTGAATTAGAGTAAAATAGAGCAAATGGGAGTTACAAATATTTTAGAAAAAAAACATGCGATATTAGTCACAGAATTTGACCGTTATGTTACGGAGCATCCTGAGTTTGCCGAAAAAATCCCCAAAAACGCCCAGATTGTTTTGCAGGTTGAAGGAGACGAGGATTATAACAAATGGTGTAGACGAATTGCTGATAAACAGAGAGAGGCGCGCCAGCCGGTTGTTTACGTCAGAGTAAAAGGATTAAAACCTGCCAAATCAAGACTGATTAAACCGGAAGTTGCGTTAGTGTAAATGTCCGATTAAGGTCAGCGGCTTGCTTTAAATTCTTCCATGTAGATTTCAGGCACAGCCGGCATATACCGTAAAATGTGTGAAAATTACCTTGATTGAAGGCGCCCTGCGTTGTATTATCTATTCAAAAATTCCCCCTTAACAAAGGGGGATTCAGGGGGTTGTTATAAAAAAACCTTGAAATCCGTCATTCCCCGATTTAATCGGGGAATCCAGTCCTTTCCAATATTATATAATGTAAAATAAATCCCATGACCGCCATTCCCGCTAAAAAAATCACTTTCCTTTTCCTTGTCATGTTTGCGATAGGACTTGCGGGAACTGCCTTTGCCCAGTCAGAGGATGAGGTGCTGAAGCACTATCCGCAGAAGTGCTGGATATAATAATGGTTTATGATATAATGAAACTAAAAATAAGCTTAATTTTTTGGATACAATTTAGAAAAGGAAGTTTGAAAAAAATATATGATAAATAAAGAACTCATTAAAAAAGCTGTTGCAAAGATATCTGCTCAGTTCAATCCTCAGCGTATTATCCTTTTTGGCTCATATGCGAGGGGCACCGCTGATGATAAAAGTGATATTGACCTTTTAGTGATATGTCCTCTAAGGAAAAGGCGACGGACCTTAATGCTTGAAATGGATAGAGTGCTGAAGGGTTTAAAATTGGCAAGGGATATTGTTGTGCTAAGTCCGGGGGAATTTGAGATTGAAAAAGAAATCTCAGGCACAATAGCCCGTTATGCATGGAAGGAGGGAAAACCTCTCTATGAACATAAACAAAAAAGTAAATGAAATTGCAAGAGAATGGATTGGACATGCCGAAGAAGATTTGCGGCTGGCAAAACATGCATTTAAGCTCTCAAGTTCGTGCCCATATAAACTGGTTGCTTTTCATGCACAGCAGTGTGCGGAGAAATATTTAAAGGCTTTTCTGACAATTAAAAATGTGGATTTCCCTTATACGCATAACATATCCCTGTTGCTGGAGTTATGTTCTTCCTATGCCGACTGGGCAAAAGATTTGCACGAAGCTGAGGATTTAACCCCCTATGCAATTACCGCCCGTTATCCCGGAAAAGATAAAGTAACTAAAAAAGACGCCGTTAAAGCTGTAGAGACTGCCAATAAAGTTCGTAAGATAATCAGAAAAGTTTTAAAACAACACAGTATAAAACCATAGAACTTCTGCAATGGAAATAGCAGACAATGTCATCAGATTTAGTTCTCTCCTTAATGTGAAAAATACCTTGATAGCGGGCGCCCAGCGTTGTATTATCTATAAAAATTCCCAACAAAT is a window of Nitrospirota bacterium DNA encoding:
- a CDS encoding 1-acyl-sn-glycerol-3-phosphate acyltransferase, which encodes MKIKSFSDFFYLVITTVLIRLIVRSCGRVYIKGADNIPLEGGVIIAVNHTSYLDPPLIGTVTPRRATFMARKGLFSIPLLGWVIKHYAFPVDRAKTLPSTIKEAVRRLKNGELLVIFPEGRRSETGELTEGKRGVGMVAALSKAVVVPAFISGTDKMLPVGAKWLKRADILVMFGRPLDFHITNSRDEDLHISITQKIMTAIGELKKSYADNSG
- a CDS encoding HEPN domain-containing protein, whose protein sequence is MNINKKVNEIAREWIGHAEEDLRLAKHAFKLSSSCPYKLVAFHAQQCAEKYLKAFLTIKNVDFPYTHNISLLLELCSSYADWAKDLHEAEDLTPYAITARYPGKDKVTKKDAVKAVETANKVRKIIRKVLKQHSIKP
- a CDS encoding 4-hydroxy-3-methylbut-2-enyl diphosphate reductase is translated as MQIIVAKKAGFCFGVKRAIDITFALAKDTAGTYTLGPLIHNPHVINKLISQGVAPTEDVQSQKIKTLIIRTHGISPQLYEKISKIGYKIVDATCPFVKKAQKFAQTLKEEGYQVLIVGDKEHPEVQALLGFAGDNVLVVNSSNPLPPFKNRVGIIVQTTQPFEALKKIVSGVLGIAKEVKVYNTICNSTSQRLEETKNLAKEVDAMIIVGGKNSANTTQLARLSAEICAKVYFIEDAGELREEWFKGVKKVGVTGGASTPAWIIDRVVAKLSEISVKT
- a CDS encoding 30S ribosomal protein S1; amino-acid sequence: MELQREDLNSLYAETFKGLKGLHEGTIIRGKIILKKQDGIIVNIGCKCEGFIPLTEFSQDELSAAVPGNEIEVYVTNKDVSNGFISLSKDKAAKIKIWDVLENALHQGVPIDGKIVGKVKGGLSVDISGVKAFLPGSQIDLRTLKDTDHLIGQVFPFKVIKVDNKRSNVIVSRRALLENEREKQRETILSTIKEGAVVKGLVKNITDYGAFIDLGGIDGLLHISDMSWGRISHPGELFSIGDTAEVVVLKFDSETARVTLGYKQKKNDPWITAEEKFPCGKMVKGKIINIVDYGIFIEIDEGLEGLVHITELDWAEKIKKPSKYFSIGDVVEAVILKVSCAEKKISLSIKQLKPNPWEIVKQKYTVGQKVIGRVRNFTDFGAFISLEEGVDALLHISDITSAKPIKHPSDVLKKGQEIEATVISIDAEKERMSLGLMEAAGSQATEEATGS
- the cobA gene encoding uroporphyrinogen-III C-methyltransferase — translated: MPGKVYIVGAGPGDIGLFTVKGVKCLQKAGVVVYDFHLNAQILNYINHDAEFIYAGKRGGQHTLTQEQINQILVDKAKQGKVICRLKGGDPFVFGRGGEEAETLSKNNIEFEIVPGVSSAVAAPAYAGIPLTHRLYSSSFAVVPGYEDASKVESSINWANLATGVGTIVFLMTVKNISTACRRLIENGRSPDTPVAVIRWGTRPEQTTITGNLKNIAGLIKAEDIKPPAVMVVGDVVNLRDKLKWYEKKPMFGHRVLVTREHSGGFEQLEELGAEIMEFSTVEIVPPKDWGKLDKAVAKIDSYNWLIFTSANAVKFLFRRLFELNKDIRDLKGVKICAIGAKTAEAINKFGIRVDLVPEEFNAEGIIKSVQAFKRSSVQSDKDSASELRTPNSKLLKGVRFLLPRAEVAREIFPEKVRGLGGEIDVVTAYRAVKPEVHGKRLRRFLKEGKISIATFTSAGTFKNFMEIMGDEAHGLLEGIAIAVIGPVTAKAVQKAGLKIDIMPKEATIEAMVKAIIEWAGNKGRG
- a CDS encoding nucleotidyltransferase domain-containing protein yields the protein MINKELIKKAVAKISAQFNPQRIILFGSYARGTADDKSDIDLLVICPLRKRRRTLMLEMDRVLKGLKLARDIVVLSPGEFEIEKEISGTIARYAWKEGKPLYEHKQKSK
- the sppA gene encoding signal peptide peptidase SppA; the protein is MKKTIIFFSLFAVLIALLSLILALTHKVPLGEHVALIRVEGVIMDSRNAIEELKEYSDDPSIKAIVLRVDSPGGGVAPSQEIYEEIKKVKQKKKVVVSMGSVAASGGYYISCPADKIVANPGTLTGSIGVIMELPNFEGLMNKIGVKTEVIKSGRHKDMASAFRTMLPEERKLLQNVLDDVHEQFINAVADGRNMKVKDIKELADGRIFTGKNAKAIGLADELGNLEDAINLAAKLSGIKGKPKVVTKKEKFSFLNMIADSSLKELIKVKDAVPTVRINYMFAP
- a CDS encoding integration host factor subunit beta, whose product is MTKSVLIEKIAEKVKDLNLTKKQTEVVIETVFESIKEALAKGDKVEVRGFGNFRLRHRKFRKARNPKTGEFVEVQPKKVPFFKVGKELREMINK
- a CDS encoding (d)CMP kinase, which produces MNNIITIDGPSGAGKSAIARQLAQRLGYTYLDTGALYRAVAWKVRHDNADPDDSKHLQDLLRKINITLSENKIIVNGTDVTSMIRTPEISELSSKVSAIPVVRKHLFKLQREIGLKGRVVIEGRDTGTVIFPEANNKFFMDATPEERGRRRYEELKGKNPETTLKETIDGIKTRDERDSTRQSAPLKRTDDMIYIDTSNLTIEQVITKIMGSLKTT
- a CDS encoding PAS domain S-box protein, which gives rise to MIILLGVLVVIFIQTILVQKLPHNFLQAGISISRDIINESAHYITEGNLLELHRGIILHKDALDDINYIFLLDARGNVMAHTFRETLPDELKKANIPEPGVTQSIKSIVFEKEKVLDIASVREGVPGILHVGISEKNIGKTISDIVLLIVGILAGVLVLGGGIAIVFAAKVSKPLFILTKTAEMVGRGDLEHKVPVSTNDEIGTLSETFNKMTGDLKSAKEELMKLNTALETSNIELTITKERLLLERNRAQDYLDIVGVMIVVIDSDQNVSLINKYGAKLLGDEADEIIGQNWFDNFIPERMQSEVKTVFEKLMTGKSESLEYYENPVLTRSGEEKLIAWHNAVLKDDSGNIVGTLSSGEDITEHRKIEDIIAKAKTEWERTFDNADEFIILVDKDFTIIRCNKGFTNLIGKPIKTIPGNKYTVIFPAGAGLVELCRQHTQTAPISKLEIKTETGQWLYASCHPVFDEKNEFQHAIIMLTDITELKKAQQVLTTSQKELEKKVDELERFYEVAVDREIKMKELKQEIAKLRINSHDKDSKS